Genomic DNA from Deinococcota bacterium:
GCCCTCGGGCGACCAGCTCGCGCCGATATCGGCCAGAAAGTCGAGCGAGCCGAAGGCCAAGCGCTCGACCCCGGCGTGAGCCCTGGCCAGGGCGAGCGCCTCCTCCACCCCCAGCGCGCTCTCGACCAGCAAGATGAGCGGGAAGCCCGCCCCGGCGCAAGCCTCGACGTCCTCTGGACCCTCCGCCTTGGCGAGCATCACCGCCCCTACGGGCAGGCCGCGCAAGGCCGGCAGGTCCGCGGCGAAGGCTTCACTCCTCGCGCCGTTCACGCGCACTATGATGAGAGGGGCGAGAGGGGCGAGAGGGGCGTAGTGATGCTCCAGCAGCTCGCGCGTG
This window encodes:
- a CDS encoding aldolase/citrate lyase family protein yields the protein MRTWLFVPGHETKMVVKALRSGADAVIIDWEDAVPPEAKALARERTRELLEHHYAPLAPLAPLIIVRVNGARSEAFAADLPALRGLPVGAVMLAKAEGPEDVEACAGAGFPLILLVESALGVEEALALARAHAGVERLAFGSLDFLADIGASWSPEG